The following proteins come from a genomic window of Winogradskyella sp. PC-19:
- the rplT gene encoding 50S ribosomal protein L20 gives MPRSVNSVAKRARRKKVLKQAKGYWGRRKNVWTVAKNAVDKAMQYSYRDRRNKKRTFRALWIMRINAGARQHGMSYSKFMGKLKANNIELNRKVLADLAMNNPTAFEAIVNKVK, from the coding sequence ATGCCAAGATCAGTAAATTCAGTTGCAAAGAGAGCCAGAAGAAAAAAGGTTCTTAAGCAAGCAAAAGGTTATTGGGGAAGACGTAAAAACGTCTGGACAGTAGCAAAAAACGCGGTAGACAAAGCGATGCAATATTCGTACAGAGACCGCAGAAACAAAAAAAGAACATTCCGTGCGTTATGGATTATGCGTATTAATGCAGGTGCAAGACAACATGGGATGAGCTATTCAAAATTTATGGGAAAATTAAAAGCTAACAATATCGAATTGAATCGTAAGGTTCTAGCAGATTTAGCTATGAATAATCCTACGGCTTTTGAAGCAATAGTAAACAAAGTTAAGTAG
- the infC gene encoding translation initiation factor IF-3 — protein MAIRRRKNFSRRVVQEDKHKINGKIRAEEVRLVGDNVEIGVYPTRKALSIADEQGLDLVEISPNAKPPVCKVMDYKKFLYEQKKREKALKSKATKVVVKEIRFGPQTDDHDYEFKKKHAEKFLKEGAKLKAFVFFKGRSIVFKEQGQILLLRLAQDLEEYGKVEQMPKLEGKRMIMFIAPKKK, from the coding sequence ATAGCAATACGTAGAAGAAAAAATTTCAGCAGACGTGTAGTCCAAGAGGACAAGCACAAGATTAATGGAAAAATTAGAGCCGAAGAGGTAAGACTAGTTGGTGATAATGTGGAAATAGGTGTATATCCTACAAGAAAAGCTTTATCGATTGCCGATGAACAAGGTCTTGACCTCGTGGAGATTTCTCCTAATGCCAAGCCGCCTGTCTGTAAAGTTATGGATTATAAGAAGTTTCTTTACGAACAAAAGAAACGTGAGAAAGCTCTAAAATCAAAAGCAACTAAAGTAGTTGTAAAAGAAATTAGATTTGGACCACAAACTGATGACCATGATTATGAGTTTAAAAAGAAACATGCTGAAAAGTTCTTAAAAGAAGGTGCAAAACTAAAAGCTTTTGTGTTTTTTAAAGGACGTTCGATTGTATTCAAAGAGCAGGGTCAAATATTATTACTAAGACTTGCTCAAGACTTAGAAGAATATGGTAAGGTAGAACAAATGCCTAAATTAGAGGGTAAACGTATGATTATGTTTATTGCTCCAAAGAAGAAATAG
- a CDS encoding amidohydrolase family protein, which yields MKRIKLITGLFLLFTLITFSQDKDKKKSWDVSNPEGNWDFKELKLSTNEGTWMNLDVSPNGKSIIFDLLGDIYKLDIKGGKAKVLREGLPFEIQPRFSPDGKYISFTSDAGGGDNIWIMESDGSDAKQITKENFRLLNNAIWTPDGNYLIARKHFTSSRSLGAGEMWMYHKSGGSGIQLIKKKNDQQDINEPTISPDGKYLYYSEDAYPGGFFQYNKDPNKQIYVINRYNMETGKIGRITGGPGGAARPQISRDGKKLAFVKRVRTKSVLYIHDLDSGEEWPIYDKLNKDQQEAWAIFGVYTNFSWMPNDEDIVIWSGGKIKRININTLGVSEIPFQVDAKIKIAKAIEVNSPVAPDKFDAKVIRHAVTSPDGKSFVFNALGYLHIQELPNGKAKRLTTGTDFEFEPTFSPDGNRITYVTWNDQNLGAIHSVSVIGGTSTKLSSEKGIYRNPSYSNNGKHIVYRKEGGNNEQGHTFSKKTGLYLMNANGSNAKRITKEGDYPIFNGDDTRIIYQKGGQFFGALTKELKSVDINGFEERIHVKSKHGNRLVPSPDGNWIAFIHLHKVYIAPMPKTGKTLDLTDKAKFVPVTKLSKDAGINIHWSKDSKTIHWTLGNQYYSANVSKDTKVIETGIKINLEAKTDKPEGKIVLKGARIITMEGDEVIENGIIIIDNNRIENIGKASDVSIPSDAKVYDVTGKTIMPGMVDAHAHIGGFRYGLTTQKHWQFYANLAYGITTTHDPSANSETVFALSELQKNGSLVGPRLYSTGFILYGADGDFKAVINNLDDARSSIKRTKAFGALSVKSYNQPRREQRQQVLQAAREEGIFVVPEGGSTFYHNITMVMDGHTGVEHNIPVAPVYKDVLELWGHSNVGYTPTLIVNYGGMNGEMYWYQNTNVWENEKLLKYMPRSIIDSRSRHRIMIPDEEYDNGHILVSKTCKALSDAGVKVNLGAHGQLQGLGAHWELWMLQQGGMTNHEALKAATINGADYIGAANDIGSLKKGKLADLIVMDKNPLENIRNSESIVYTMINGRLYDTETMNEIGNEPKERTKFYWENSKYNQAFPWHEEAQSFTRGACGCHVGSH from the coding sequence ATGAAGCGTATTAAACTCATCACTGGTCTTTTTTTACTTTTTACATTAATTACTTTTAGTCAAGACAAAGACAAAAAGAAATCTTGGGATGTATCTAACCCAGAAGGTAATTGGGACTTTAAAGAATTAAAACTATCTACCAACGAGGGAACTTGGATGAATCTTGACGTAAGTCCTAATGGAAAATCTATTATTTTTGACCTCCTAGGTGACATATATAAACTTGATATCAAAGGTGGAAAAGCAAAAGTATTAAGAGAAGGACTTCCCTTTGAAATCCAACCACGATTTAGTCCAGACGGTAAATACATTTCTTTTACAAGTGATGCTGGTGGCGGAGATAATATATGGATTATGGAGAGTGATGGCTCAGACGCAAAACAAATCACTAAAGAAAACTTTAGATTACTAAATAATGCTATTTGGACTCCAGATGGAAACTATTTAATTGCCAGAAAACATTTTACTTCTTCACGCTCTCTTGGAGCTGGTGAAATGTGGATGTATCATAAGTCTGGTGGTAGCGGCATTCAACTAATAAAAAAGAAGAATGACCAGCAAGATATAAATGAACCAACAATATCTCCTGATGGCAAATATTTATACTACAGTGAAGATGCATATCCTGGAGGATTTTTTCAATACAACAAAGACCCAAACAAACAAATTTATGTGATTAATAGATATAATATGGAAACCGGTAAGATTGGAAGAATTACTGGTGGTCCAGGTGGTGCAGCACGACCACAGATATCTAGAGATGGTAAAAAGCTAGCTTTTGTAAAACGTGTGCGTACAAAATCCGTACTATATATTCATGATTTAGATTCTGGTGAAGAATGGCCTATATATGATAAGCTTAACAAAGACCAGCAAGAAGCTTGGGCAATCTTTGGAGTTTATACTAATTTTAGTTGGATGCCAAATGACGAAGATATTGTTATATGGTCCGGAGGAAAAATAAAAAGAATAAACATTAATACTTTAGGCGTTTCTGAAATTCCTTTTCAGGTTGATGCAAAAATTAAAATTGCCAAAGCAATCGAAGTCAATAGTCCAGTTGCTCCAGATAAATTTGATGCTAAAGTAATTCGCCATGCAGTTACTTCTCCTGACGGAAAATCATTTGTATTTAATGCTTTAGGTTATTTACACATTCAAGAATTACCTAATGGTAAAGCAAAACGCTTAACCACTGGAACCGATTTTGAATTTGAACCTACCTTTTCTCCTGATGGAAATAGAATTACTTATGTCACATGGAATGACCAAAATCTTGGAGCAATTCATTCCGTTTCTGTTATTGGAGGAACATCAACAAAGCTATCTTCTGAGAAAGGTATTTATAGAAATCCATCATATTCAAACAACGGAAAGCATATTGTGTACCGAAAAGAAGGTGGTAATAACGAACAAGGTCACACATTCTCCAAAAAAACGGGCTTATACCTTATGAATGCTAATGGCTCAAATGCAAAACGTATCACTAAAGAAGGTGATTATCCTATATTTAATGGAGACGATACACGAATTATCTATCAAAAAGGAGGTCAGTTTTTTGGTGCTTTAACCAAAGAATTGAAAAGTGTAGACATTAATGGTTTTGAAGAACGCATTCATGTCAAATCAAAACATGGAAACCGCTTGGTTCCTAGTCCTGATGGAAATTGGATAGCATTTATACATTTACATAAAGTATATATAGCTCCAATGCCTAAGACTGGAAAAACATTAGACCTAACTGATAAGGCCAAGTTTGTTCCTGTAACAAAATTATCAAAGGACGCTGGTATTAATATACATTGGTCTAAGGATAGTAAAACTATTCATTGGACATTGGGAAATCAATACTATTCAGCCAATGTATCAAAGGACACCAAGGTTATAGAAACTGGAATTAAAATTAATCTAGAAGCTAAAACTGATAAACCTGAAGGAAAAATAGTTTTAAAAGGAGCGCGAATAATTACAATGGAAGGTGATGAAGTCATCGAAAACGGAATAATTATTATAGATAATAATAGAATTGAAAACATAGGTAAAGCGTCAGATGTATCAATTCCGTCGGATGCAAAAGTATATGATGTTACAGGGAAAACTATTATGCCAGGTATGGTAGATGCACATGCACATATTGGCGGTTTTCGTTATGGCTTAACTACCCAAAAACATTGGCAATTTTATGCCAATTTAGCCTATGGCATTACTACTACTCATGATCCTTCAGCCAATTCTGAAACTGTCTTTGCACTTTCCGAATTACAAAAAAATGGAAGCCTCGTCGGACCTCGCCTCTACTCTACAGGATTTATTTTGTATGGTGCAGATGGTGATTTTAAAGCCGTTATTAATAACCTTGATGATGCTCGCTCTTCAATAAAAAGAACAAAAGCTTTTGGAGCATTATCTGTAAAAAGTTACAATCAGCCAAGACGAGAGCAACGTCAACAAGTATTGCAGGCTGCACGTGAAGAAGGTATTTTTGTAGTCCCTGAAGGCGGTTCAACGTTTTATCACAACATTACAATGGTTATGGATGGACATACTGGTGTAGAACATAATATTCCTGTAGCGCCAGTTTATAAAGATGTTCTAGAGCTTTGGGGACATAGCAACGTTGGCTACACACCTACGCTTATTGTAAATTATGGCGGAATGAATGGTGAAATGTATTGGTATCAAAATACTAATGTTTGGGAAAATGAAAAACTATTAAAATATATGCCTAGGTCGATTATCGATTCTCGTTCTAGACATCGAATTATGATTCCTGATGAAGAGTACGATAATGGACATATCCTCGTTTCAAAAACTTGCAAAGCTTTAAGTGATGCTGGTGTTAAAGTAAATTTAGGTGCTCATGGACAGTTACAAGGCCTTGGTGCACATTGGGAATTATGGATGTTGCAACAAGGTGGTATGACTAACCATGAAGCTTTAAAAGCAGCGACTATTAATGGTGCAGATTATATTGGAGCTGCTAATGATATTGGCTCTCTTAAAAAAGGGAAACTGGCAGATCTTATTGTTATGGATAAAAACCCGCTTGAGAACATTCGTAATTCAGAAAGCATAGTATATACAATGATTAATGGTAGATTGTATGATACGGAAACTATGAATGAAATAGGAAATGAACCAAAAGAACGTACAAAATTCTATTGGGAAAATTCAAAATATAATCAAGCCTTTCCATGGCATGAAGAAGCGCAAAGCTTTACAAGAGGTGCTTGTGGTTGTCACGTGGGCTCTCACTAA
- the rpmI gene encoding 50S ribosomal protein L35 has protein sequence MPKMKTKSSAKKRFKLTGTGKIKRKHAFKSHILTKKSKKRKLKLTHDTLVHKADEDNIKTMLRLK, from the coding sequence ATGCCTAAAATGAAAACAAAATCAAGTGCTAAGAAACGTTTCAAACTAACTGGCACTGGTAAGATTAAAAGAAAGCATGCTTTTAAGAGTCATATATTGACAAAAAAATCTAAAAAGCGTAAGCTTAAGTTAACTCATGACACTTTGGTACACAAAGCAGATGAGGATAACATTAAAACAATGTTACGTTTAAAGTAA